The following proteins are encoded in a genomic region of Ctenopharyngodon idella isolate HZGC_01 chromosome 12, HZGC01, whole genome shotgun sequence:
- the LOC127524075 gene encoding cerebellar degeneration-related protein 2-like encodes MLTDMIEGEFDMKEEEPWYDHQDLEHDLHLAAELGKNLLEQNRDLEQTLQQMYETNREQLQEIEHLSKQVDLLRSVNDQHAKVHEQLDSTSRDLELKNQRLVLENRAAQVKIEGLTETVDGLQTQVEELQRDMKKLKQSRSRAHLESPQHDDVQGLTYCKQKYQLHKSFSHEHFIPSSCCSLKREEQDECWELLRSIQSLQAQLRTERAQREAAEREADVLAQELNELEPKAALLGVYKSRLAEMEAEVEELRLLLRSSKNNLSLPLDEEVGVASNSGRSLQSCSSERHHGISLLNEMDAQYITLKEKYDALLRHCEDGMLTQKHKAVQTHTHSQDEQPAYKALFHELFTFIQKSKEDLKGNRTKPIQVE; translated from the exons ATGCTCACAGACATGATAGAAGGAGAATTTGATATGAAAGAGGAAGAACCATGGTATGATCATCAGGATCTGGAACATG ATCTTCATTTGGCCGCTGAACTGGGTAAAAATTTACTGGAGCAGAACAGAGACTTAGAACAGACACTCCAGCAGATGTATGAAACCAACCGGGAACAGCTACAGGAGATAGAG CATCTTTCTAAACAGGTGGATTTGCTGCGGTCAGTAAATGATCAGCACGCTAAAGTCCACGAGCAGCTGGATTCAACATCACGAGACCTGGAGCTGAAAAACCAAAGACTGGTGCTGGAGAACAGAGCGGCCCAGGTGAAGATCGAAGG ACTCACAGAGACAGTGGACGGGCTGCAGACTCAGGTGGAGGAGCTCCAGAGAGACATGAAGAAGCTGAAACAGAGCCGGTCTAGAGCGCACCTGGAGTCACCACAGCATGATGATGTTCAGGGTCTCACATACTGCAAGCAGAAGTATCAGTTACACAA GTCCTTTTCCCATGAGCACTTCATTCCCAGCAGCTGCTGTTCTCTGAAGcgggaggaacaggatgagtgCTGGGAGCTCTTGCGCTCGATCCAGTCCCTGCAGGCCCAGCTGCGCACAGAGCGCGCTCAGAGAGAGGCTGCGGAGCGGGAAGCTGATGTTCTGGCGCAGGAGCTCAACGAACTGGAGCCAAAGGCAGCGCTGCTGGGAGTCTATAAGAGCCGGCTGGCCGAGATGGAGGCTGAAGTCGAGGAGCTCCGACTTCTTTTGCGCTCGAGCAAAAACAACCTGTCCCTCCCATTGGATGAGGAAGTGGGTGTGGCCAGCAACAGTGGGCGGAGCCTGCAGAGCTGCAGCAGTGAGAGGCATCATGGGATTTCTCTGCTGAACGAGATGGATGCACAGTACATCACCCTGAAGGAAAAATACGACGCGCTTCTGCGCCACTGCGAGGATGGGATGTTGACGCAGAAACACAAAGctgtccaaacacacacacactctcaggaCGAGCAGCCCGCATACAAGGCCCTGTTTCATGAGCTTTTCACCTTCATTCAAAAGAGCAAAGAGGACCTGAAGGGAAACAGGACCAAACCCATTCAGGTTGAATGA
- the mettl9 gene encoding methyltransferase-like protein 9 isoform X1 — MCHLQMRTLLFVAWLLFYVCFLLAMRRMWTGKYVRSPLARSLFMNMVTETDTPGHEAQQWYHCCPDLLGEGVRSVFVQSHLDAETQAFLHKSEEKSSWLFTQLYHSLFSTILSPVISRTSINGFLGRGSMFVFSNEQFRRLLRIGPEWKGQRMLDLGAGDGGVTEVMGCHFNEVYATEVSTPMKWHLQRKNYSLLGIDEWHRTGFQYDLISCLNLLDRCDEPLQLLQDIKKSLVPETGRLVLAAVLPFQPYVETGGSWVRPKEHIKVEGKTWEEQVTHLSADVFLKMGFELEAVTRLPYLCEGDMYKDYYVLDDAVFVLKPQE; from the exons ATGTGTCATCTACAGATGAGGACGCTGCTCTTCGTCGCTTGGCTGCTGTTTTACGTGTGTTTTCTACTGGCGATGCGAAGGATGTGGACTGGAAAGTATGTTCGCAGTCCACTGGCTCGATCTCTGTTCATGAACATGGTGACTGAGACGGACACACCTGGACATGAAGCCCAGCAG TGGTACCACTGCTGTCCAGACCTGCTGGGAGAAGGAGTTCGCTCCGTGTTTGTTCAGAGCCACCTGGATGCGGAGACGCAGGCGTTCCTCCATAAGAGCGAGGAGAAATCCAGCTGGCTTTTCACGCAGCTTTACCACTCGCTCTTCTCCACCATCCTCAGCCCCGTCATTTCTCGAACCTCAATCAACGG CTTTCTGGGCCGCGGCTCCATGTTTGTCTTTTCCAATGAGCAGTTCCGGCGTCTCCTCCGGATCGGGCCTGAATGGAAAGGACAGCGGATGCTGGATCTGGGAGCCGGTGATGGAGGCGTCACAGAAGTGATGGGCTGTCACTTTAACGAGGTGTACGCCACAGAGGTCTCCACGCCGATGAAATGGCACCTACAAAGGAAGAATTACAG CTTGTTGGGAATCGATGAATGGCACCGAACAGGCTTCCAGTACGACCTGATCAGCTGCCTGAACCTGCTGGACCGCTGCGACGAGCCGCTTCAACTGCTGCAGGACATTAAGAAATCCCTGGTGCCAGAAACGGGACGGCTCGTCTTAGCAGCTGTTTTGCCTTTTCAGCCGTATGTGGAGACGG GCGGGAGCTGGGTGCGACCCAAGGAACATATCAAGGTGGAGGGCAAGACGTGGGAAGAGCAGGTGACACACCTGAGCGCAGACGTGTTCCTGAAGATGGGCTTTGAGCTGGAGGCCGTCACACGCCTGCCGTACCTGTGCGAGGGAGACATGTACAAGGATTACTACGTGCTGGACGACGCCGTGTTCGTGTTAAAACCTCAGGAATGA
- the mettl9 gene encoding methyltransferase-like protein 9 isoform X2 produces MRTLLFVAWLLFYVCFLLAMRRMWTGKYVRSPLARSLFMNMVTETDTPGHEAQQWYHCCPDLLGEGVRSVFVQSHLDAETQAFLHKSEEKSSWLFTQLYHSLFSTILSPVISRTSINGFLGRGSMFVFSNEQFRRLLRIGPEWKGQRMLDLGAGDGGVTEVMGCHFNEVYATEVSTPMKWHLQRKNYSLLGIDEWHRTGFQYDLISCLNLLDRCDEPLQLLQDIKKSLVPETGRLVLAAVLPFQPYVETGGSWVRPKEHIKVEGKTWEEQVTHLSADVFLKMGFELEAVTRLPYLCEGDMYKDYYVLDDAVFVLKPQE; encoded by the exons ATGAGGACGCTGCTCTTCGTCGCTTGGCTGCTGTTTTACGTGTGTTTTCTACTGGCGATGCGAAGGATGTGGACTGGAAAGTATGTTCGCAGTCCACTGGCTCGATCTCTGTTCATGAACATGGTGACTGAGACGGACACACCTGGACATGAAGCCCAGCAG TGGTACCACTGCTGTCCAGACCTGCTGGGAGAAGGAGTTCGCTCCGTGTTTGTTCAGAGCCACCTGGATGCGGAGACGCAGGCGTTCCTCCATAAGAGCGAGGAGAAATCCAGCTGGCTTTTCACGCAGCTTTACCACTCGCTCTTCTCCACCATCCTCAGCCCCGTCATTTCTCGAACCTCAATCAACGG CTTTCTGGGCCGCGGCTCCATGTTTGTCTTTTCCAATGAGCAGTTCCGGCGTCTCCTCCGGATCGGGCCTGAATGGAAAGGACAGCGGATGCTGGATCTGGGAGCCGGTGATGGAGGCGTCACAGAAGTGATGGGCTGTCACTTTAACGAGGTGTACGCCACAGAGGTCTCCACGCCGATGAAATGGCACCTACAAAGGAAGAATTACAG CTTGTTGGGAATCGATGAATGGCACCGAACAGGCTTCCAGTACGACCTGATCAGCTGCCTGAACCTGCTGGACCGCTGCGACGAGCCGCTTCAACTGCTGCAGGACATTAAGAAATCCCTGGTGCCAGAAACGGGACGGCTCGTCTTAGCAGCTGTTTTGCCTTTTCAGCCGTATGTGGAGACGG GCGGGAGCTGGGTGCGACCCAAGGAACATATCAAGGTGGAGGGCAAGACGTGGGAAGAGCAGGTGACACACCTGAGCGCAGACGTGTTCCTGAAGATGGGCTTTGAGCTGGAGGCCGTCACACGCCTGCCGTACCTGTGCGAGGGAGACATGTACAAGGATTACTACGTGCTGGACGACGCCGTGTTCGTGTTAAAACCTCAGGAATGA
- the kdelr2b gene encoding LOW QUALITY PROTEIN: ER lumen protein-retaining receptor 2b (The sequence of the model RefSeq protein was modified relative to this genomic sequence to represent the inferred CDS: deleted 1 base in 1 codon), which produces MNIFRLTGDLSHLAAIIILLMKIWKTRSCAGISGKSQILFALVFTTRYLDLLTAFISFYNSIMKVIYIACAYATVYLIYAKFKATYDGNHDTFRVEFLVVPVGGLAFLVNHDFSPLEILWTFSIYLESVAILPQLFMISKTGEAETITTHYLFFLGLYRALYLINWIWRFYFEGFFDMIAIVAGIVQTILYCDFFYLYVTKVLKGKKLSLPA; this is translated from the exons ATGAACATCTTCAGACTGACGGGGGATCTGTCCCATTTAGCAGCCATCATCATCCTACTGATGAAGATATGGAAGACCAGGTCGTGTGCAG ggaTATCTGGGAAGAGTCAGATTCTGTTTGCGCTGGTGTTCACCACACGCTACCTGGACCTTCTCACCGCCTTCATCTCCTTCTACAACTCCATCATGAAG GTCATCTATATCGCCTGTGCCTATGCCACGGTTTACCTGATATATGCCAAATTCAAGGCCACATATGACGGCAACCACGACACTTTCAGGGTGGAGTTCCTGGTGGTGCCTGTCGGCGGCCTGGCGTTCCTCGTCAACCATGACTTCTCTCCTCTGGAG ATCCTGTGGACTTTTTCCATCTATCTGGAGTCA GTGGCCATCCTTCCACAGCTGTTCATGATCAGCAAGACTGGAGAAGCTGAGACCATCACCACACACTACCTGTTCTTCCTCGGCCTGTATCGCGCCCTGTATCTCATCAACTGGATCTGGCGCTTCTACTTCGAAGGCTTCTTCGACATGATCGCCATCGTCGCCGGCATCGTTCAGACAATCCTCTACTGTGACTTCTTTTATCTATACGTAACAAAAG tgttgaaaGGAAAAAAGCTGAGTCTCCCAGCTTAA